CTCTGATATGATTCTGCAGTCTTATATTCACGATCGAATGACTATGTTAATTTCCAATTTCGAAATTGTATCCGCTCTTtaggttttcttttttatgttctttaaaaatcagtttgtcTGTGGTGACAGAGTAACACATCATTTCCATGTGTGTAAATGATAAACCTGAGCCGAGCACTCAGCGTTTTTTCTCTTAACAATCTGTCGCAGCATTATTTACACTGTTGTTGCTGTCGTGTCTAATATAAGGCACATTCCCCTGTATAAACAAGCAGATACACTGGTTCTCTACTGGCAAATAAAACAGGTAAAAGCAAAAGTCAACGTGATCTCTCCAGAGACTGAACCACTTACAACGTATCTTTACGACTCAAAGCACAGTGTGACATCAGAATTTCTCCTGTAATCATCCGATATGAGGTACAGCAGCTTGTTTATCTCTCAGACATGACGTTCTGACTAGAACAGACTGATTTGATACTCGACGAGTTGCCAACTTCTTCACCTGATGCCACGGCCTGCTCAAAACATGAACAGATGGCCCATTCTGCACCCGTGACCTctctaatccacaaattacttccTATTTGTTggtctttgtttgtgtgtttcatcTAGAAAGACTTTCCTGTTGAAAATTTGCTGTTTTCTAAAACTCAAATGGCCATTGAAATCAGTCCGTGAGTGCTCTACATGTGTACATGACTGCGGTTCACTGGTATTTCCTAAACCCAATAACTTGCAAATACCCAATCAAATGCCCCGCCCACATCATGCTTGACACACTTAGTGCAAGTGGAAGTGGATCACTCTGGGTGGAAAAATCTGTCTCCTCTCGCTGCTGCCAGTCACAATTAGGCCAACGGAGTGACTGCATCACATCGAGGGTGATGGTGGGACTAAAACCTGCCTCTATCCTCAGAGGGAAGGTGGGGGGCgtaaagcagctgttgctgtttgtttatgCGACTCAGCAACATATGAGCGAGTGGTGGGGTCCCTCCCCACTGTGGGCCGCCCGGCTCCCCGCTTGATGTTTGAAGGTTGCCGCTGTTTGAACAATCCTCCCTGTGTCCTGTGCTTTATGCCATCTGTCTCCAGTGGAATGCGGGCCTCTCTCTCTCCCCACCAGTTGTCGAAGCCGATCATGGGCGGCACTCACAAGCCTTTTGTGTTCCTCTGCCCGTTCGACATACTCACCTCCCACTCTGAATTAATTGTGCTCGCCTGGTGCGCTCTCTGCTTCTCTGCACTGTCGcccatattgttgttgttgttattgttattatattttgattttcGAGGCTCTGCTTTGAATTGCAAATGCGAGGGGCGCAGCGCTCATGTTCTAACTTTGAACAGCAAATGAAGTGCCTGCCTACGAGCTTCATTCACGCATTATTAAAGAGATGTTTGAAGCCTTTAAACAGTCTACAAATTTCTGTCCAATTATGAAATTGCAACATTTATTCGAGCCCACCTTTTTGCATAATTAACTCTTTGCACAGGTATCTGAAGGATGTGTTGGTTAAATATGCATGATTCATTTGGAACGATTATGCTAAATTAGATGAAGTGGATCATTTCTGCTTCcctaaagaggaaaaaaaaagtcttaaaaataggatttttttttttttttttttgctgccaaTGCAGCATTTCTGGCTCTAGAGTCAGGAAATGAAAAGGTATGAGATGCTCTGTTATCGCTGCTCAAATGCACCCAACCAAAGCAAGATGCTGCTTTACAACGGGAGCCATTTGGCCCGTCATGAAATTATTCACTGAAATCTTGcctgttgtgtgtttgtgcaagAGAAACTCATGTGAATATTTTCTCATCCACAGCACCAGATACTCAATCAAGGTTCTGGCAACCGCAAGTTCAAATGCACTGAATGTGGCAAGGCCTTCAAATACAAACACCATCTAAAGGAGCACCTACGGATACACAGTGGTAAGTCCTATTCTGTCTTTCATAACTCGTTGCCTTAGAAAAGAATGTTCTTGATTCAGCATTAAAATGAATAGATTTTTTCTTTGTCATCTCTTCATTAAAGAagttttatttgatgaaaagatGGTACACACTCATTACATTGGAAGAAATTGTCAATATCATTGTCAATAAGAATATATCTCGCTTCTTGATGTGATCAAAATCTTTGTCTGTCTTCTCTGTAGGTGAGAAGCCATACGAATGTCCAAACTGTAAGAAAAGATTCTCACACTCCGGGTCCTACAGTTCACACATAAGCAGTAAGAAATGCATCGGATTGATCGCCATCAATGGCCGGGTGAGGAACAACTTGAAGACGGGTTCATCTCCGACCTCTGCATCATCCTCCCCTACGAACACCGCCATTTCACAGCTACGACACAAACTGGAGAATGGCAAACCCCTTGGTCTGCAAGACCAGTCCAACCACCTCAACATCAAATCTGAACCACTTGACTTCAACGACTATAAGCTGATGATGGCCTCTCATGGCTACAGTACAGGCAGCCCCTTCCTGAATGGTGGTGTGAGGGGAGGAAGCCCACTGGCCATTCATAACTCCCACAGTCCCCTTCAACACCTGGGCATGGGGATAGAGGGGCAAATGCTTGGATATCCATCACTGGGAAACAACCTGAGTGAGGTACAGAGGGTCCTGCAGATTGTGGACAACACAGTTTGTCGACAAAAGATGGACTGCAAGCCAGAGGAGATCTCCAAGTTGAAGGCTTACATGAAGGAGTTGGGTTCCCACATAGAGGAACAGAAGCAAGCGCTCACCTCTCCCGGTGGACCCCAGAACACTCTTCCACTCATCAATCACAATGGTGCCACCAAAAGCATCATAGACTATACGCTTGAGAAGGTCAATGAAGCCAAAGCATGCCTTCAGAGCTTGACTACGGACTCTAAGAGACAAATTAGCAATATCAAAAAAGAGAAGGCAAATCATATGCTAGATATAGGTATAGAGGACAAAACGCACGAGAATAATAATCTAATGTTTACACCCTTCTCCTGCCAGTATTGCAAAGAGACCTTCCCTGGCCCCATTCCCCTGCACCAGCACGAGCGCTACCTTTGCAAGATGAATGAGGAAATCAAGGCTGTGCTTCAGCCCACTCAGAATGCCTCGACCAACAAAACCAGTTTGTTTGCCGAGAAACACGGCCTCTTGCACCCCTCCATCATCCCTGAGAAGGGTGTCAATGGTCCTATCAGTCCCTACAAGGACCACATGTCAGTGCTGAAAGCTTATTTCGCCATGAACATGGAGCCCAACTCGGAAGAACTACTGAAAATCTCCATAGCGGTCGGCCTTCCACAGGAGTTTGTGAAAGAGTGGTTTGAACAAAGAAAAGTCTTTCAGTACACAAACTCCAGGACTCCTCCTTTAGACAGGCACCATGTGGAGTCTGGTCATCCAGTCTCCATTCACACGCCCTCTAAAGACTCGTTAGGCATCCGGTCTCCAATACCCCTGGTCAAAGGTACTGACCACATCACATCCCCCTCTATCCCTGAGCttcataacaatattaataacttTGACACCCCACTCAGGCTCTCCAAAACCCCTCACTTCTCCAACCACAAGCAGCTAGGGGATAAGCTGGACCACTCCAGAAGCAACACGCCATCTCCTCTAAACTTGTCATCCACCTCGTCCAAAAACTCCCACACTAGCTCTTACACACCCAACAGCTTCACCTCCGAGGACCTGCCGGCTGAACCTCTTGACCTCTCATTGCCAAAGCTCATGAAGGAGCCAAAGCACATCTTGACTGTGAAAAGCCGACCCAAGCTAAACAGCacccccactgaccataaccacATCTTGACGCCCCGGGAGAATGCAGACGAGCCGCTCAACTTGGCTTATCTGTCCAAGAAGGAGTTTGGCAACCCCAATGCAAACAGCAATCTGGACAAAAGTTCGAGCCCAATGTTTGGTCTGAACCCCTTCGCTTCCAAACCCCTGTACACCTCCTTGCCACCCCAAAATGCATTTCCACCACCTACGTTTATGCCCCAGGTGCAAGCCAGCCTCCCGGGGCTGAGACCCTACCCGAGCCTCGACCAGATAAGCTTCTTGCCGCACATGGCCTACACGTATGCAGCAGGGGCGGCCAGCTTCGCCGAGATGCAGCAGAGGAGAAAATACCAGCGGAAGCCAGGGTTCCAGGTAAATAACGGACTCGCTGTTTCACAAACCCTCAGGCCTGTGTTTCTTTTTTCTATCCCTCTGGTGAGTGGCGCTTGGCTTCATTCAGACACTAATTAAAAGCCACTCAGAGTGGGAGAGGGGAGCTCACCTCACGCCCAGCGGCTGATGAGGCGATGAAAGAGAACCGCGGTTCTTCTGGTAGATGTCGATGCCTCTAGTgccaaaagctttttttatttttttagtggtgAAGGTTATGTTGCCAGTGGCTCGTCCAAGATACAGAGAGCAGGAAAACGTCAAAGTGTCAGGTGTTCGGCATTCTAGCGTTGATACGCCTGTGGCTCCGCTGCTCGTTTTCCCATCTCAGGTGTGAGAAACATCAGAGACAAAGAGAGTCAGTGAACCTTAGACATATCTCTTTATTTCTATCCCTTTTTCATTTTGCTCCTTTTCCCCTTACATTTCTACAGCGAGAAACACTGAAATGAGCCTGAGCATAAAGATTAATAATGCACACTCCCCATGTTCATTACAGCTCAGCGCTGAGGGCTGTTTAACATCGGGGAAACCATTCtgataaaaaagtattaataatgtTTCCTATTCTAAgttattaaattagattttaaaaatacagctAAGGGCATTTAGCTCAAATTGATTGTGGAACGATAGCACAGAGCTTTTTAAAAGAGAGTGCACAGAAGTATTGTCAGTCCGGAGCCGGCTGTCCTTAATGAGGGCTTCGTCGCTGCAGTTTTGGCCATTTTGTGCCCCTCTTGATTTAATCATTACCATTTGAAATTAGAGGACTGTGGCAATATTCCCTACTAAGACAGTCTTCTTATTGTTATTAGCttctaatgtaataatatttttcccCATTAATTTAAGTTTAAGCCTATCGGGCTAATCTCTGCTCAGATAAATACTGCGCTAACACCCTTTCATGTATGAAATTAAACCAAATTTGAATGCAAATATATGGAATAAGGTGTGATTAAGAAGAGAGAAAGGCCTCATTTGCAATATCCTGCcgttacatgctttttttttttttcaggtccaaaaacattttaatgtttaattcgtATAAGATTGCTACTCCAGTTTTAGCTGAGTGTCTTAATCATATTAACATGGTACATTTTAATCTtgtcatgtttaaaaaaagtaataatatatatatatagaaaatcatgaaatgcataaataaattaaacaagcattGTTCTCTGTTGATCCAttctatcatttaaaatgtattgtctattttatctgtgtgttttatagactttgagaaaaagaaaaaaatacagtttaatatgagttttcattacaaataatcattaaaatattaatacattatatcattagattatgttgtttatatttatgttaatatattcGATTGTATCATAATTGTAAGTAATTGTTTCTGACAAcagaggttttttatttttaatgtttgttttattctaatGCTTATTGATTTgtgatttcttgtttttattactGTTGCACAGTAGAATGAGACACTTTGTGTGATGACAATAGAAATGATATAAAGCTGAAGGAGCTAACGATCGGCGTCTCTTTCCAGAGCGAGCTTCTCGACGGGCCGGCAGATTATCTGAGCAGTCTAGATGATATGGCCGACCCCGAGGCCTGTCTGTCCAGGAAGAAGATTAAGAAAACAGAAAGTGGTATGTACGCGTGTGACCTTTGCGACAAAACATTCCAGAAGAGCAGTTCCCTCCTCAGACACAAATATGAACACACAGGTATATATACTGTTCTAGACACCATCATCTAATAACTGTCTGTCTAACTCCAGAATATTCACGCTGCTTCTTGATTTCTTTCTTTCGCTCTGTCTTTTTCCACTACCTtaatcatgttttcttttttccttttttagtaAAAACTAACATGTGTCTCTCCTGTTGACAGTCAGTGAGAGgatttgtaaatgtaattaatgtgGCAAAAAACATAACACAGACATTGctctaaaataagaaaataattaagCAAAATTAAAGAgttagaaaaaacaaacaaacgaggCTGGACTGAATAATCTCTGGAATTGTCTGGGAGTGAACGGGAGCATGAACCTCTGTCCTTTAAACTGTTAGTAGAGGCTACATTCACAccacacatttatttaattagactTAATTTGATGAATGTATGAACAGGAAAATTTGCATTTATATGTGAAAATAAATGGGCAACATTTTTGCtaaatgctaaataatttttaGGTTGTATATGTGTTTTTTCCTTATCTTTTTCATGACAGTCTAACTTAACAGTTGTCAAAACTTGATGCTTGATTTACCCTTGAAATTAATATAATAGTGTATTCACTGTGTTAAATATTACACTGAGAAATGCAGCAATATACGTTGTAATTTGTATTAGATCTAAGAATGAAGACAAGTTCttctcattttattttgaaataaaataagataaaaatttgatttgatttgggtTGTGCAGTAAATCAGGATTGGACACTTTGTTGTGTGAATGTAGCCTGACACCATGTCtgcactagattttttttttttttttttttttaacacatcatTCAATCATTTTAAGAAGAAATCAAtttgtacaaacatttatttaaaaataataatgcagaatgtttgtgcatataaatataaatcagcaTATACATATGATGTGCAACTCATGCCGGCTGTAGACATGGAGCTTAAGGTCACATTATATTCCAGAGACCAGCCAGTGTGaataaaagagtaaaataaaagtgaattagAGGAGGAGAgtaactgcacacacacacacacacacacacacacacacactttctttctCTTGATTGCATCACCGTTTACAGTCAGTCTGGAAGGACATGGGAATTAATCCACTGACGTGAATACAACTATTTCATttccttgtctctctctcttgtctctgtgctgtctctctctctctctctctctctctctctctctctctctctctctctctctctctgcgagTGGGTGATTGTTTATTATGGTGGTGCGTTCCTGTGCTGTTTGCGCTCAGCTCTTGGCCAGTTACAGTATATGTGTCACAGAGTAAATTTCAAGTTCTGACTAGGATTGATATTATAGTTTATCAgtgtaaatgtatttctttttcaatcagataaattatttttttaagctaaggatgtattttcaatatttaatgcaagcaatacatttctgaaaaaaaaaatgctaaaataattaaTGCAAGTTTTCTCaccgtaaaaaataaataaataaagaagcatATGCATTCACGTTCATTTATACACAcaataacaaatgtttttgtaatacaGCACAGCAGTTACATCATGTCTATctgataaattatttaatatatgaaaaatgcTACAGGGGTGTTTTgaatcaatttatttaaaataagtgaaattcaaataaataatgtatatatcatatattcaAAGAACATTAAGTGTCAAATATGACGTGCATTTAAACAAACACAGTATACACAATTTCCTTCAAAATGATCACATATAATCACAACATGCACGTTCATTTTAAGATGTTAATGTAATGTATAGAAATGATAGTTTTTATTAAGTCACTTGTGTCTCATGCACCTGACCACAGCATCTCCACTCGCTCTTTCCCTCTTTCATTCATGCCATCCCTCTCTTTCAGCTCTTGTCTTTTCTCGTGACGTTAGATCATGACACGTCATCTCACGcataaagacagagaaagagttACGCAGCAGGAATCCGCCAGTGCATTTCACTCTATTTGTCCCAGCGCTCCGTGTGTTTGTTTGGTTTGCGCTGGTTTATTTATGTTGCAATGTTGTAGCGCTTGGGCCCTGCGCTGCCTCACCGCTTCACGCTTCACTTCTGTGAGGGAATGTTACAGAGTAAATACACAAACCAGACGGCGGCGCGTCAAGCAGAACTGCAACCAGAGAAGGCAAACATTCATAACACTAGATTattttggcttgttttcattgGAACCCTTTTATTTGGTGTTTATTTTgatctgctgtgtgtttgtgagaagtGCATATCCGCTCGCTCACCGCGTGTGCGTCCTGTCGTTGTGTGTTTCCGCAGGTAAACGCCCGCACCAGTGTCAGATCTGCAAGAAAGCGTTTAAACACAAGCATCATCTGATTGAACACAGCCGACTGCACTCCGGAGAGAAGCCGTACCAGTGTGACAAATGTGGCAAGCGCTTCTCGCACTCGGGCTCGTACTCGCAGCACATGAACCACAGATACTCGTACTGCAAGAGAGAGGCGGAGGAGCGCGAGGCGGCCGAGCGAGAAGCCCGAGAGAAGGGTCACCTGGAGCCCACGGAGCTGCTGTTGAACCGGGCGTACCTGCAGGGCATCGCTCCGCCCGGATACCCCGAGCGTACGCCGGAGCCTATCCTCAGGGACGGCCTGAACGGGAGCATTCGGGAGCGACTCAAGGAGGTGGAGGGAGCCTTCGGGAAGATGAGCCGGCGAGACGAAGAGttcgaggaggaggaggaggagagcgaAAACAAAAGCATGGACACCGACGGAGACACCCTGAGGGACGAGGAGGAAAACGGCGAGCACTCGATGGACGACAGCTCCGTGGACGGCAAAACCGAATCCAAATCGGATCACGAGGACGGCGCGGAGGACGCGGTGTAGCTGCATTATGCAAAAACAAGGACAAAAAAaggaaactaaaataaatgaagtttTAAAAATTGTACAGTATTAAGGCCTAAAGTATGTGTGGTGCTACCATCCTAAAATCACGTGTTCCATAGTATTTATAGCACAAACTAGTAACTTGTACAAAAATTGCACTCTGCTTCTATAATCAGTATGAGAATAATGAAATTATTTGCTGATGTATATTTATACAGTGTTAAAGAGGGGATcagtatttaatgtgtttttctgCCCTCGCCACACACTCTTTTAGGCCGAATTCATGTGAAGGACCGTAACAGTATTCCGTTTGCGTTGACGATTTCGAGTCTTAAAGAGACTGTTTGGAGAGAGAACGACCGTTCGACCGGGACAGACGCATGGACGGTTGTTGCCTTATATGCAAACCTGTTAATCAGCGCGTTTCTAAAGTGCCAACCCTGTTCAGAAGAAGAGGATAGAGCTGTCTCTCTCCGATCAGCACGTTCTCTCTGTTAGCACAACAGCTCTTTAGTTTACAACGACGTTTGTGCAATTTTGTTCTCAGTATTACACCAAACCGTTTTGCAATGACAGGATTGCATCCTTTTATTTGTAGGTTTAAATAACATCTTATTTATGTGGCCCATTTTGTATctcctgattttatttatttcatactgtacagtacagtatTATAGTTCTTCAATAAATAGATCTATTTTAGTAAAATGGAACCTGGAGTTGATGAGAGCATTTATTGTGTTTTCAGACGTTAattgtgaaatgcatttttttttttttttttttggggttgttcttttattttctttttttcagttactGGAAATTCCAAAATTTgggaacattttatatacaatattgtGAGAACACTGTATTTTCaactgagaaaaaagaaaagaaaataactgaAAAGAGATCCACTTTCATGTCTTTTGTCGAAGTGGAACAGGGACAGTTGAAATTCAATGTATGATAATATCATGACTGAGAACACACAGATCTTTCCTGAAATGTCTTTGTAAGAGtactttttaatttgtaatttctcTTGGAAATGACCATGCTCAAATAAAAGTAGCCAAATGAAAGAACTCTTCCAGAAGGCGTGTGAATGTGGAGTGAATTATCATGCGTCGTCCGTatattcatgtgtttttgttttagagGACACTCGCCGCTTCAGTTCTGGCTTTGACTCGATGAGAGCGGTGGAAATCTCACCTTTCAAAGGTGATTCTCAGCCTCCGTCATTAGATATTCCTGCCACTTCACAGCCGATGAAGGCCGAGCAGGTTTTCAATGAACTCTTCAAATAAAGAGCAGAGAACCTGTCGAACAAAGCCAGagcgagacagacagacagacagagagacagcttAAAGTGTCTTGAGTTTCTACAGCGTATGCATATGAAAGCACAGATCAaacgctctctctcacacacacagacacacacactgaagatgTCCAGCCATCCACGTCTCCTCACCTCACCTGATCAATTGAGTTTGTGCaacaaaaaaaaggaataaaaagtcTGCTGAAGATGCCACATCACAACAGCTTTCATCTTTTCAGTTTCcagtttcaaatgtttattaaGAGGACAATTATATCAGAATTTAATCagttcatttaaaatttaataataacactTTATACCAAAAATACTGGAGTGTTAGCTTGATGTGACTAAAAACAAacaatcggtaaca
This genomic stretch from Carassius gibelio isolate Cgi1373 ecotype wild population from Czech Republic chromosome B6, carGib1.2-hapl.c, whole genome shotgun sequence harbors:
- the zeb2b gene encoding zinc finger E-box-binding homeobox 2b isoform X2; the encoded protein is MRELIMADGPRCKRRKQANPRRKNVLEYENVVETGSETEEEDRLLVSEEDGLLNGAGSPVSLVNQESVAPPSPTQGHTLLRKTVDDEDDMKDSGIENVWHENDLLSASVDGTDELKGDYDTMGPDAALEPVGNSTVKSVHCDTEFEDFFGKRKLVDSESHVVSIAEYLQRGDTAIIYPEAPEELSRSRLATPEANGHEENDLPPGTPDAFAQLLTCPYCDRGYKRLTSLKEHIKYRHEKNEENFACPLCSYTFGYRTQLERHMATHKPGRDQHQILNQGSGNRKFKCTECGKAFKYKHHLKEHLRIHSGEKPYECPNCKKRFSHSGSYSSHISSKKCIGLIAINGRVRNNLKTGSSPTSASSSPTNTAISQLRHKLENGKPLGLQDQSNHLNIKSEPLDFNDYKLMMASHGYSTGSPFLNGGVRGGSPLAIHNSHSPLQHLGMGIEGQMLGYPSLGNNLSEVQRVLQIVDNTVCRQKMDCKPEEISKLKAYMKELGSHIEEQKQALTSPGGPQNTLPLINHNGATKSIIDYTLEKVNEAKACLQSLTTDSKRQISNIKKEKANHMLDIGIEDKTHENNNLMFTPFSCQYCKETFPGPIPLHQHERYLCKMNEEIKAVLQPTQNASTNKTSLFAEKHGLLHPSIIPEKGVNGPISPYKDHMSVLKAYFAMNMEPNSEELLKISIAVGLPQEFVKEWFEQRKVFQYTNSRTPPLDRHHVESGHPVSIHTPSKDSLGIRSPIPLVKGTDHITSPSIPELHNNINNFDTPLRLSKTPHFSNHKQLGDKLDHSRSNTPSPLNLSSTSSKNSHTSSYTPNSFTSEDLPAEPLDLSLPKLMKEPKHILTVKSRPKLNSTPTDHNHILTPRENADEPLNLAYLSKKEFGNPNANSNLDKSSSPMFGLNPFASKPLYTSLPPQNAFPPPTFMPQVQASLPGLRPYPSLDQISFLPHMAYTYAAGAASFAEMQQRRKYQRKPGFQSELLDGPADYLSSLDDMADPEACLSRKKIKKTESGMYACDLCDKTFQKSSSLLRHKYEHTGKRPHQCQICKKAFKHKHHLIEHSRLHSGEKPYQCDKCGKRFSHSGSYSQHMNHRYSYCKREAEEREAAEREAREKGHLEPTELLLNRAYLQGIAPPGYPERTPEPILRDGLNGSIRERLKEVEGAFGKMSRRDEEFEEEEEESENKSMDTDGDTLRDEEENGEHSMDDSSVDGKTESKSDHEDGAEDAV
- the zeb2b gene encoding zinc finger E-box-binding homeobox 2b isoform X3; the encoded protein is MRELIMADGPRCKRRKQANPRRKNAVLEYENVVETGSETEEEDRLLVSEEDGLLNGAGSPVSLVNQESVAPPSPTQGHTLLRKTVDDEDDMKDSGIENVWHENDLLSASVDGTDELKGDYDTMGPDAALEPVGNSTVKSVHCDTEFEDFFGKRKLVDSESHVVSIAEYLQRGDTAIIYPEAPEELSRSRLATPEANGHEENDLPPGTPDAFAQLLTCPYCDRGYKRLTSLKEHIKYRHEKNEENFACPLCSYTFGYRTQLERHMATHKPGRDQHQILNQGSGNRKFKCTECGKAFKYKHHLKEHLRIHSGEKPYECPNCKKRFSHSGSYSSHISSKKCIGLIAINGRVRNNLKTGSSPTSASSSPTNTAISQLRHKLENGKPLGLQDQSNHLNIKSEPLDFNDYKLMMASHGYSTGSPFLNGGVRGGSPLAIHNSHSPLQHLGMGIEGQMLGYPSLGNNLSEVQRVLQIVDNTVCRQKMDCKPEEISKLKAYMKELGSHIEEQKQALTSPGGPQNTLPLINHNGATKSIIDYTLEKVNEAKACLQSLTTDSKRQISNIKKEKANHMLDIGIEDKTHENNNLMFTPFSCQYCKETFPGPIPLHQHERYLCKMNEEIKAVLQPTQNASTNKTSLFAEKHGLLHPSIIPEKGVNGPISPYKDHMSVLKAYFAMNMEPNSEELLKISIAVGLPQEFVKEWFEQRKVFQYTNSRTPPLDRHHVESGHPVSIHTPSKDSLGIRSPIPLVKGTDHITSPSIPELHNNINNFDTPLRLSKTPHFSNHKQLGDKLDHSRSNTPSPLNLSSTSSKNSHTSSYTPNSFTSEDLPAEPLDLSLPKLMKEPKHILTVKSRPKLNSTPTDHNHILTPRENADEPLNLAYLSKKEFGNPNANSNLDKSSSPMFGLNPFASKPLYTSLPPQNAFPPPTFMPQVQASLPGLRPYPSLDQISFLPHMAYTYAAGAASFAEMQQRRKYQRKPGFQSELLDGPADYLSSLDDMADPEACLSRKKIKKTESGKRPHQCQICKKAFKHKHHLIEHSRLHSGEKPYQCDKCGKRFSHSGSYSQHMNHRYSYCKREAEEREAAEREAREKGHLEPTELLLNRAYLQGIAPPGYPERTPEPILRDGLNGSIRERLKEVEGAFGKMSRRDEEFEEEEEESENKSMDTDGDTLRDEEENGEHSMDDSSVDGKTESKSDHEDGAEDAV
- the zeb2b gene encoding zinc finger E-box-binding homeobox 2b isoform X4, with translation MKDSGIENVWHENDLLSASVDGTDELKGDYDTMGPDAALEPVGNSTVKSVHCDTEFEDFFGKRKLVDSESHVVSIAEYLQRGDTAIIYPEAPEELSRSRLATPEANGHEENDLPPGTPDAFAQLLTCPYCDRGYKRLTSLKEHIKYRHEKNEENFACPLCSYTFGYRTQLERHMATHKPGRDQHQILNQGSGNRKFKCTECGKAFKYKHHLKEHLRIHSGEKPYECPNCKKRFSHSGSYSSHISSKKCIGLIAINGRVRNNLKTGSSPTSASSSPTNTAISQLRHKLENGKPLGLQDQSNHLNIKSEPLDFNDYKLMMASHGYSTGSPFLNGGVRGGSPLAIHNSHSPLQHLGMGIEGQMLGYPSLGNNLSEVQRVLQIVDNTVCRQKMDCKPEEISKLKAYMKELGSHIEEQKQALTSPGGPQNTLPLINHNGATKSIIDYTLEKVNEAKACLQSLTTDSKRQISNIKKEKANHMLDIGIEDKTHENNNLMFTPFSCQYCKETFPGPIPLHQHERYLCKMNEEIKAVLQPTQNASTNKTSLFAEKHGLLHPSIIPEKGVNGPISPYKDHMSVLKAYFAMNMEPNSEELLKISIAVGLPQEFVKEWFEQRKVFQYTNSRTPPLDRHHVESGHPVSIHTPSKDSLGIRSPIPLVKGTDHITSPSIPELHNNINNFDTPLRLSKTPHFSNHKQLGDKLDHSRSNTPSPLNLSSTSSKNSHTSSYTPNSFTSEDLPAEPLDLSLPKLMKEPKHILTVKSRPKLNSTPTDHNHILTPRENADEPLNLAYLSKKEFGNPNANSNLDKSSSPMFGLNPFASKPLYTSLPPQNAFPPPTFMPQVQASLPGLRPYPSLDQISFLPHMAYTYAAGAASFAEMQQRRKYQRKPGFQSELLDGPADYLSSLDDMADPEACLSRKKIKKTESGMYACDLCDKTFQKSSSLLRHKYEHTGKRPHQCQICKKAFKHKHHLIEHSRLHSGEKPYQCDKCGKRFSHSGSYSQHMNHRYSYCKREAEEREAAEREAREKGHLEPTELLLNRAYLQGIAPPGYPERTPEPILRDGLNGSIRERLKEVEGAFGKMSRRDEEFEEEEEESENKSMDTDGDTLRDEEENGEHSMDDSSVDGKTESKSDHEDGAEDAV
- the zeb2b gene encoding zinc finger E-box-binding homeobox 2b isoform X1; this encodes MRELIMADGPRCKRRKQANPRRKNAVLEYENVVETGSETEEEDRLLVSEEDGLLNGAGSPVSLVNQESVAPPSPTQGHTLLRKTVDDEDDMKDSGIENVWHENDLLSASVDGTDELKGDYDTMGPDAALEPVGNSTVKSVHCDTEFEDFFGKRKLVDSESHVVSIAEYLQRGDTAIIYPEAPEELSRSRLATPEANGHEENDLPPGTPDAFAQLLTCPYCDRGYKRLTSLKEHIKYRHEKNEENFACPLCSYTFGYRTQLERHMATHKPGRDQHQILNQGSGNRKFKCTECGKAFKYKHHLKEHLRIHSGEKPYECPNCKKRFSHSGSYSSHISSKKCIGLIAINGRVRNNLKTGSSPTSASSSPTNTAISQLRHKLENGKPLGLQDQSNHLNIKSEPLDFNDYKLMMASHGYSTGSPFLNGGVRGGSPLAIHNSHSPLQHLGMGIEGQMLGYPSLGNNLSEVQRVLQIVDNTVCRQKMDCKPEEISKLKAYMKELGSHIEEQKQALTSPGGPQNTLPLINHNGATKSIIDYTLEKVNEAKACLQSLTTDSKRQISNIKKEKANHMLDIGIEDKTHENNNLMFTPFSCQYCKETFPGPIPLHQHERYLCKMNEEIKAVLQPTQNASTNKTSLFAEKHGLLHPSIIPEKGVNGPISPYKDHMSVLKAYFAMNMEPNSEELLKISIAVGLPQEFVKEWFEQRKVFQYTNSRTPPLDRHHVESGHPVSIHTPSKDSLGIRSPIPLVKGTDHITSPSIPELHNNINNFDTPLRLSKTPHFSNHKQLGDKLDHSRSNTPSPLNLSSTSSKNSHTSSYTPNSFTSEDLPAEPLDLSLPKLMKEPKHILTVKSRPKLNSTPTDHNHILTPRENADEPLNLAYLSKKEFGNPNANSNLDKSSSPMFGLNPFASKPLYTSLPPQNAFPPPTFMPQVQASLPGLRPYPSLDQISFLPHMAYTYAAGAASFAEMQQRRKYQRKPGFQSELLDGPADYLSSLDDMADPEACLSRKKIKKTESGMYACDLCDKTFQKSSSLLRHKYEHTGKRPHQCQICKKAFKHKHHLIEHSRLHSGEKPYQCDKCGKRFSHSGSYSQHMNHRYSYCKREAEEREAAEREAREKGHLEPTELLLNRAYLQGIAPPGYPERTPEPILRDGLNGSIRERLKEVEGAFGKMSRRDEEFEEEEEESENKSMDTDGDTLRDEEENGEHSMDDSSVDGKTESKSDHEDGAEDAV